A single genomic interval of Bacillus sp. es.036 harbors:
- a CDS encoding MFS transporter, producing MVDQVNREQRYTSKDAGFWRAAASLGCGALLIFSSLYAFQPLLPIFVKEFQITPTTSSLLMSLPVITMIPGLLILGFVSDRYGRTLVMKVSLLFVLGLLLLMPLMNSFLLLLILRCVQGFFLAGIPASAMGYLADEVEPYNIGLATSIYIASNAMGGLSGRVTTGYLTDVYSWKISLLSLATFGLVVTVCFYLLLPASRFFNGGSRSMIHDMKGMFVHLKDRRLLSLFTLGFLIQVIFTGVWTYLPFYLEAEPFTLSLKWISFTYFAYILGVVSPPIAGRISSSIGLRRTMIIGLFTLLVGVVLTIHQSITFVMIGLCIICAGFFIAHSMASASVAKTAEHHKSGASSFYLISYYAGVAAGSSGVGVLWDRFGWGGVVSLLVLVVPLLAMFSQKQVSKRYRNNDLREEKAR from the coding sequence GTGGTCGATCAAGTAAATAGGGAGCAGCGTTATACATCAAAGGATGCAGGGTTTTGGCGAGCAGCAGCTAGTCTTGGTTGCGGGGCATTGCTGATTTTTTCTTCCTTATATGCTTTTCAACCGCTGCTTCCTATATTTGTAAAAGAATTTCAAATAACGCCTACAACATCAAGTCTACTGATGTCTTTGCCGGTGATCACAATGATTCCCGGTCTTCTTATTCTTGGGTTTGTATCAGATCGCTATGGCCGAACATTGGTGATGAAAGTATCGCTGCTTTTTGTTCTAGGATTACTACTTCTAATGCCGTTGATGAATTCGTTTCTACTTCTTTTAATCCTTCGATGTGTCCAGGGATTTTTTCTTGCAGGTATACCAGCATCAGCAATGGGCTATTTAGCGGATGAAGTTGAGCCTTACAACATCGGCCTAGCCACAAGTATTTACATTGCTAGTAATGCAATGGGAGGCCTTAGCGGCCGCGTTACAACAGGTTATTTGACGGATGTATATAGCTGGAAAATAAGTTTGCTCTCTCTTGCGACTTTTGGACTTGTCGTAACGGTGTGTTTTTACTTGCTTTTGCCTGCTTCTCGTTTTTTTAACGGGGGGAGTAGAAGTATGATTCATGATATGAAAGGAATGTTCGTCCATCTTAAAGACAGGCGATTGTTGTCTCTCTTTACACTTGGTTTTCTCATTCAAGTGATCTTTACAGGTGTTTGGACCTATTTGCCCTTCTACTTGGAAGCAGAACCTTTTACACTTTCGTTGAAATGGATATCGTTTACTTATTTTGCGTATATCCTTGGGGTGGTTTCTCCTCCCATTGCTGGAAGAATTTCTTCAAGTATCGGTCTTCGACGAACGATGATCATCGGGCTATTCACACTACTAGTAGGAGTCGTCCTAACCATTCATCAATCAATAACGTTTGTCATGATTGGGCTTTGCATCATTTGTGCTGGTTTTTTTATCGCGCATTCAATGGCATCTGCTTCCGTAGCTAAGACAGCCGAACATCACAAAAGTGGAGCCTCAAGCTTTTATTTAATTAGCTATTATGCAGGTGTCGCTGCAGGCAGTTCAGGTGTTGGTGTATTGTGGGACCGTTTTGGGTGGGGTGGAGTAGTAAGTTTGCTTGTGCTCGTCGTACCGCTCCTTGCAATGTTTTCACAAAAACAAGTTTCAAAACGATATCGAAATAATGATTTACGAGAGGAGAAGGCAAGATGA
- a CDS encoding SLC13 family permease, which translates to MEQARLFWSYFWKEHHRAKNLLTFASSHTPEIPSQSSQKNPTLTSGPGPAYDKRKITGLVLGPALFLCLMLFFHPNGLSEAGLAVLASTAWIATWWITEAIPIPATSLLPLILFPLTGALEGDLTASAYGDNTIFLFMGGFLIALSMQKWNLHKRIALFIISAIGTSTEKIVLGFMAATGFLSMWISNTATAMMMVPIGLAVIYQVSEQLDLDTEEGAPRFNFGKAIMLGIAYSASIGGLATLIGTPPNTIFAAVVNELYGIEISFARWMMFGVPLTVLLLIGCWYYLVKMAFPMNIKELPGGKEVINKEKTDLGKMSVEEKVILLIFSLTALAWISRSFVLSELNPNINDTIIAMTAAVLLFLIPAPSNKGSFLLDWNTAKGLPWGILLLFGAGLAIASGFQESGLAKWIGEQLTILEGIHLFVILLLVTTLVIFLTEITSNTATATMMFPIMASLSAAIGVHPYALMIGAGIASSCAFMLPVATPPNAVVFGSGYLKIPDMARAGFWLNATSVVIITVAIYFYMPIVWGIDLTQIPTKFK; encoded by the coding sequence ATGGAACAAGCCCGTCTATTTTGGAGTTATTTTTGGAAAGAACATCATCGTGCAAAGAATCTCTTAACATTCGCTTCTTCACACACGCCTGAAATCCCTTCCCAAAGTTCACAAAAAAATCCTACGCTTACATCAGGGCCTGGGCCAGCCTACGACAAGAGAAAGATAACTGGGTTAGTTTTAGGGCCGGCTTTATTTCTTTGTCTTATGCTCTTTTTTCATCCGAACGGTCTTTCGGAAGCTGGTTTGGCCGTATTAGCAAGTACCGCATGGATTGCAACGTGGTGGATAACAGAAGCTATCCCGATCCCTGCAACATCTCTCTTGCCACTCATCCTATTTCCGCTAACGGGTGCACTCGAAGGTGATTTAACAGCATCTGCCTATGGCGACAATACGATATTTCTTTTTATGGGTGGTTTTTTGATTGCGCTTTCAATGCAGAAATGGAATTTACATAAACGCATTGCTCTTTTTATTATATCAGCAATCGGAACGAGTACGGAGAAAATTGTACTTGGCTTTATGGCGGCGACAGGTTTTTTATCGATGTGGATTTCAAATACCGCAACCGCTATGATGATGGTACCTATTGGACTTGCGGTGATTTATCAGGTGTCAGAACAGCTTGATCTGGATACGGAAGAGGGAGCTCCGAGATTTAATTTCGGAAAAGCAATTATGTTAGGTATTGCTTATAGCGCTTCGATTGGGGGTCTTGCGACATTAATTGGAACGCCACCTAATACCATTTTTGCAGCAGTTGTGAATGAACTTTATGGCATTGAAATTTCATTTGCTCGCTGGATGATGTTTGGTGTACCGTTAACCGTTTTACTTTTAATTGGATGTTGGTATTACCTAGTGAAAATGGCTTTTCCAATGAACATTAAAGAATTACCAGGTGGAAAAGAAGTTATCAATAAGGAAAAGACTGATCTAGGAAAAATGTCGGTAGAAGAAAAAGTTATTTTATTGATTTTTTCATTAACAGCACTTGCGTGGATTAGTCGTTCATTTGTTCTAAGTGAGCTTAATCCAAACATCAATGATACGATTATTGCGATGACAGCAGCGGTTTTATTGTTTCTTATTCCTGCACCTTCGAACAAAGGATCGTTTTTGTTGGACTGGAATACCGCGAAAGGGTTGCCGTGGGGGATTCTCTTACTCTTTGGGGCCGGACTCGCAATTGCTTCTGGATTTCAAGAATCAGGACTTGCGAAGTGGATTGGTGAGCAGCTAACCATTCTTGAAGGTATCCACTTATTTGTTATTTTACTTCTTGTCACGACGCTCGTTATTTTCTTAACAGAAATTACATCGAACACGGCGACAGCAACAATGATGTTTCCAATAATGGCATCTTTGTCAGCAGCGATTGGTGTACATCCGTATGCTTTAATGATTGGGGCAGGCATTGCATCAAGTTGCGCATTCATGCTTCCAGTTGCTACGCCACCAAACGCAGTCGTGTTTGGGTCGGGGTATTTAAAGATTCCTGACATGGCACGAGCAGGGTTCTGGCTTAACGCAACATCTGTTGTAATCATCACGGTAGCGATTTATTTTTATATGCCAATCGTGTGGGGCATCGATCTAACGCAAATTCCTACTAAATTTAAATAA
- a CDS encoding Na+/H+ antiporter NhaC family protein, giving the protein MEKEIKGNGLALLPLGIFIVLFIGTAIVTKDFYSMPVILASLIAAGVALSMNRKENFMKKVEVFCRGAGNTNIILMILVFLLAGAFAGTAEKIGAVDSIVNLGISILPANLLIVGLFLIACFISISMGTSMGTIVALAPIGIGIAEQTGVAPALALSAVIGGAMFGDNLSMISDTTIAAVRTQNTQMKDKFKVNFFIVLPAAIVTAVIYGVLTMGEQATVGGERAFDLITILPYLGVLIAAIAGVNVLVVLVSGTLFAGIVGLFNGSFGMSGLISTVTEGIKGMEDLAMIALVIGGMIEVIKHNGGIQYVLDKILSRVNSRRGAEFGIAGLASVLDLSTANNTISIIMGGPLAKNISEKYGVDPRKSASILDIFSGSIQGMLPYGAQVLAVAGLASISPLALLPYSIYPILIAVAGVIAIFINYPSFQKKEEANG; this is encoded by the coding sequence ATGGAAAAAGAAATTAAAGGAAATGGTCTGGCGTTACTTCCTCTTGGCATTTTTATTGTGCTCTTTATTGGCACAGCGATTGTGACAAAGGATTTTTATAGCATGCCGGTTATTCTTGCTTCATTAATTGCTGCGGGTGTAGCTCTTTCGATGAATCGAAAAGAAAACTTTATGAAGAAGGTGGAAGTGTTCTGCCGAGGAGCAGGAAATACCAATATTATATTAATGATTCTTGTCTTCTTATTGGCAGGAGCTTTTGCTGGAACCGCTGAAAAAATTGGCGCGGTTGATTCGATTGTGAATCTTGGAATATCCATTCTTCCGGCGAATTTGTTAATCGTTGGTTTATTTTTGATTGCATGTTTTATTTCCATTTCAATGGGAACGTCAATGGGAACCATCGTAGCCCTTGCACCGATTGGAATTGGAATCGCAGAACAAACGGGAGTTGCGCCAGCACTTGCCTTGTCTGCAGTTATTGGTGGGGCGATGTTCGGTGATAATCTTTCCATGATTTCAGATACAACCATTGCAGCAGTTCGAACACAAAATACGCAAATGAAAGACAAATTTAAAGTAAACTTCTTTATTGTATTGCCTGCTGCTATTGTCACTGCCGTTATATATGGCGTGTTAACGATGGGAGAACAGGCAACAGTTGGTGGAGAACGTGCTTTTGATTTGATCACGATTCTTCCATATTTAGGTGTTCTAATCGCAGCGATCGCTGGGGTTAATGTTCTTGTTGTCCTTGTGAGCGGAACGCTATTTGCTGGAATAGTGGGTCTATTTAACGGTTCATTTGGAATGAGTGGACTTATTTCCACCGTTACAGAAGGGATTAAAGGAATGGAAGACCTTGCGATGATTGCCCTCGTAATCGGTGGTATGATCGAAGTGATCAAGCATAATGGCGGTATTCAATACGTGCTAGATAAGATTTTAAGTAGAGTAAACTCACGTCGAGGAGCGGAATTTGGTATAGCTGGTCTAGCTAGTGTGCTTGATTTATCGACAGCGAATAATACGATTTCAATCATCATGGGTGGACCGCTGGCGAAGAATATTTCTGAAAAGTATGGCGTTGATCCACGGAAATCAGCTAGTATTCTAGACATTTTCTCAGGCAGTATTCAAGGGATGCTCCCATATGGTGCTCAGGTTCTAGCGGTTGCAGGACTTGCATCGATCTCGCCACTTGCCCTCTTACCATATTCGATTTATCCTATTCTTATTGCGGTTGCTGGAGTGATTGCGATTTTCATTAACTATCCCTCTTTTCAAAAGAAAGAGGAAGCAAACGGTTAG
- a CDS encoding alpha/beta fold hydrolase — MLLAQNLKENTEKIKGIDIHYEYYRNEEAVDRPVITLLHGFLSSSFSFRRLIPLLTKAYTVVAIDLPPFGKSEKSHHFVHSYQNYAEVVVELLERLSIENTVMIGHSMGGQVAMRASALKEDFVSKNILLCSSGYLEKAKQSLVYTSYLPFFSVYLKRWLYRKGVRGNLLNCVYDPALIDEEMMDGYIQPFFNEGIFRSLVRMIRDREGDLSEAELKQIHTPSLLIWGENDRVVPLKIGKRLSSDLPNAELIVYKKTGHLLPEERPASIMKDIEQFLTR; from the coding sequence ATGTTATTAGCTCAAAATTTAAAAGAAAATACGGAGAAAATTAAAGGGATTGACATTCATTATGAGTATTACAGAAATGAAGAAGCAGTTGATCGCCCAGTTATAACCCTGCTTCACGGCTTTTTGTCTTCAAGCTTCAGCTTTAGAAGACTAATTCCATTATTAACAAAGGCCTACACCGTTGTTGCAATCGATCTCCCGCCGTTTGGGAAAAGCGAGAAGTCTCATCACTTTGTTCACTCTTACCAAAATTATGCAGAGGTCGTTGTTGAGCTATTGGAAAGACTTTCGATTGAAAACACGGTCATGATCGGGCATTCCATGGGCGGACAGGTAGCTATGAGAGCATCAGCGTTAAAAGAAGATTTTGTGAGTAAAAATATTTTGCTATGTAGCTCAGGATATCTCGAGAAAGCCAAACAGAGTCTCGTCTATACATCCTACTTACCTTTCTTTTCTGTCTACTTAAAACGCTGGCTTTATCGAAAAGGAGTTAGGGGGAATTTGCTCAATTGTGTTTATGACCCAGCGCTTATCGATGAAGAGATGATGGATGGTTATATTCAACCCTTCTTTAACGAAGGGATTTTTAGATCGTTGGTTCGTATGATCCGTGATCGGGAAGGTGACCTGTCCGAAGCGGAGTTAAAACAAATTCATACACCGAGCCTCCTAATATGGGGAGAAAATGACAGAGTTGTGCCATTGAAAATTGGGAAACGTTTAAGCAGCGACTTACCAAATGCTGAGCTGATTGTCTATAAGAAAACTGGTCATCTTCTTCCTGAGGAGCGACCAGCATCGATTATGAAAGACATAGAACAGTTTTTAACTCGTTAA
- a CDS encoding YolD-like family protein, whose product MIRDRGNIKWTSMMLPEHVKELRDWKEEEKRNQKPVLDEQKIEEMNEVICQAMEFHWPLRFHYFKNGETNVLNGYVHYIEPLTKELRIIDHKNQKRNVKLLNLVHVELE is encoded by the coding sequence GTGATTCGTGATCGTGGAAATATAAAGTGGACATCGATGATGTTACCTGAGCATGTGAAAGAGCTACGTGATTGGAAAGAAGAAGAGAAAAGAAATCAAAAGCCTGTGCTTGATGAGCAAAAAATAGAGGAAATGAATGAAGTGATATGCCAGGCTATGGAATTCCATTGGCCGCTGCGCTTTCACTATTTTAAAAACGGTGAAACGAACGTCCTCAATGGCTACGTTCATTATATCGAGCCATTGACGAAGGAGCTACGCATCATTGACCACAAGAATCAAAAGAGAAACGTTAAATTGTTGAACCTTGTTCACGTTGAATTAGAATGA
- a CDS encoding Y-family DNA polymerase yields the protein MDYSQFPKKTILCIDMKSFYASCSAVEMGLDPLTCYLAVVGDVERQGSVVLAASPALKKEFGIRTGSRLFEIPNDKRIHIVNAKMSSYLRQSMEITRLFHRYVPSECIHTYSVDESFLQIDGTERLWGDKFEVAYKIKNEISETFGLPSAIGIGPNLLMAKLCLDLEAKEKGVAEWTYEDIPKKLWPLSPLSQMWGIGARVERTLNRMGIRNVKQLAHYPLHLLEEKFGVMGNQLYHHAWGVDLSEMGAPIMQGQISFGKSQILLRDYHDQKEIQHVILEMSEEVARRARRAGKAGRTISLGISYSKEEGGGGFRRSRSITSPTAITLEVYRVCLQLFEEFYEKKTVRKISITLSNISNDEEVQLDLFNTERPKQRDLGYVMDSIREKYGSDALLRAVSYTKAGTALHRSKLVGGHKA from the coding sequence ATGGACTATTCACAGTTTCCAAAAAAAACGATCCTTTGTATTGATATGAAAAGTTTTTATGCCAGCTGCTCAGCAGTAGAGATGGGACTTGATCCGCTTACGTGTTACCTTGCTGTTGTTGGTGATGTAGAACGACAGGGGAGCGTTGTGCTTGCGGCTTCTCCAGCACTAAAAAAAGAATTTGGCATTCGTACAGGAAGCAGGTTGTTTGAAATCCCAAATGACAAAAGAATTCATATTGTTAACGCAAAAATGTCTTCTTATTTGAGACAGTCAATGGAAATAACGAGGCTTTTTCATCGTTATGTGCCATCAGAATGTATCCATACGTACAGTGTTGACGAATCGTTTTTGCAGATTGATGGAACAGAACGACTATGGGGAGATAAATTTGAAGTAGCTTATAAGATAAAAAATGAAATAAGTGAAACATTTGGATTACCAAGTGCGATTGGAATTGGACCCAATCTTTTAATGGCAAAGCTTTGTCTTGATCTTGAAGCGAAAGAAAAAGGGGTAGCTGAGTGGACATATGAAGATATCCCTAAAAAGCTGTGGCCGCTTTCCCCACTCAGTCAAATGTGGGGAATTGGAGCCCGCGTTGAACGTACGCTAAACAGAATGGGTATTCGGAATGTAAAGCAGCTTGCCCATTATCCGCTTCACTTATTAGAAGAGAAATTCGGTGTTATGGGGAATCAGCTCTATCATCACGCGTGGGGAGTTGATCTTTCCGAAATGGGCGCGCCCATTATGCAGGGCCAGATTAGTTTTGGAAAAAGTCAGATCCTGCTAAGAGATTATCATGATCAAAAGGAAATTCAACACGTGATTCTTGAAATGAGTGAAGAAGTGGCAAGACGTGCTAGAAGAGCCGGAAAAGCAGGTCGTACGATTAGTCTTGGGATTAGTTATAGTAAAGAAGAAGGTGGCGGAGGTTTTCGCCGCTCAAGGAGTATCACTAGTCCAACCGCGATTACGCTTGAAGTCTATCGCGTATGTCTACAGCTATTTGAGGAGTTTTATGAAAAAAAAACAGTTCGGAAAATTTCGATCACTCTTTCGAATATTAGTAATGACGAGGAAGTACAGCTGGATTTATTTAATACTGAGCGACCGAAACAGCGAGACCTTGGCTATGTGATGGATTCCATTAGAGAGAAATACGGATCGGATGCTCTGCTACGCGCTGTTTCATACACAAAAGCTGGTACAGCCTTACACAGAAGTAAACTTGTAGGTGGGCATAAAGCATAA
- a CDS encoding M4 family metallopeptidase — translation MGKKKNLLSIGLSVGLVSTMFAPSSTFAAADTNMNKETGTPSFVSGKLTKASSQNPNQVLFDYLNDQKSMYKFSGSSAQDAFQIISKEKDDLGFTVFRLQQLHEGTPVYGSTQTAHVDESGVLTAVSGTVIPDLGSKKELKKATKFKKQDAIKKAEKDLGFSPTYEQKPESNLVVYADGESPTYAYHVTLNFLSPEPGNWQYIIDATSGEVLTSFNALHEAKKEGVGKPGGGAITGTIQTASGTGVLGDQKTFNTLLSSSTYYLKDTTRGGGIFTYDAANRTKLPGSLWADADNTFNASYDAAAVDAHYYAGATYDYYKDVFNRDSYDGNGAPLESTVHYGRNYNNAFWNGSQMVYGDGDGSTFVSLSGGEDVVAHELTHAVTDTTADLIYQNESGALNESMSDVFGTLVEYHDNNNPDWLIGEDIYTPGTSGDALRSMSDPAKFGDPDHYSVRYTGTQDNGGVHINSGIMNKAAYLLSEGGTFYGVSVSGIGKDKLGAIYYRTLTQYLTASSNFSQMRAAAVQAATDLYGSSSSEVQSVKQAFNAVGVQ, via the coding sequence ATGGGAAAGAAAAAGAATTTGCTTTCAATTGGTTTATCAGTCGGGCTGGTAAGTACCATGTTTGCTCCATCCTCAACATTCGCGGCAGCTGATACGAATATGAATAAAGAAACCGGGACGCCATCTTTTGTTTCCGGGAAATTAACAAAAGCAAGCTCTCAAAATCCCAATCAAGTGTTGTTCGATTACTTAAATGACCAGAAAAGCATGTACAAATTTAGTGGATCATCAGCACAGGACGCTTTTCAAATCATTTCTAAAGAAAAAGACGACCTTGGCTTTACGGTCTTTCGTTTACAGCAGCTTCATGAAGGAACACCGGTTTACGGCTCCACTCAAACCGCACACGTTGATGAAAGCGGCGTCTTAACTGCTGTATCCGGTACAGTTATTCCGGACCTTGGATCGAAGAAAGAGCTTAAAAAAGCAACAAAATTCAAGAAACAAGATGCTATTAAAAAAGCAGAAAAAGATCTAGGCTTCTCTCCAACTTATGAACAGAAACCCGAATCAAACCTTGTCGTTTATGCAGACGGAGAATCTCCGACATATGCTTATCACGTCACATTAAACTTCCTTTCACCTGAACCAGGGAACTGGCAGTACATAATTGACGCAACAAGTGGTGAAGTGCTAACAAGTTTTAACGCGCTTCACGAAGCTAAAAAAGAAGGTGTTGGGAAGCCGGGCGGTGGCGCAATCACCGGAACAATTCAAACAGCGAGTGGAACCGGCGTGCTTGGTGACCAAAAGACGTTCAACACGCTTCTTTCTTCCTCAACTTATTATTTGAAAGATACAACGAGAGGCGGCGGTATTTTCACGTATGACGCAGCTAATCGGACTAAGCTACCGGGTTCGTTATGGGCTGATGCGGATAACACCTTCAACGCAAGCTATGACGCGGCAGCTGTCGATGCTCACTACTATGCAGGCGCAACGTATGATTATTATAAAGATGTATTCAACCGCGATAGTTATGACGGAAACGGGGCACCACTAGAATCTACCGTACATTATGGTCGTAACTACAATAATGCGTTCTGGAACGGTAGCCAAATGGTCTATGGTGATGGAGACGGCTCCACGTTCGTATCTCTTTCTGGCGGTGAAGATGTTGTAGCACATGAATTAACACACGCTGTTACAGATACGACAGCCGATCTTATTTATCAAAATGAATCAGGAGCGCTGAACGAATCAATGTCCGACGTGTTCGGAACACTTGTGGAATATCATGATAATAATAATCCTGACTGGTTAATTGGCGAAGACATTTATACACCAGGAACTTCTGGAGACGCTCTTCGTTCGATGTCTGACCCTGCGAAGTTTGGCGACCCTGATCATTACTCTGTACGCTATACAGGTACACAGGATAACGGTGGAGTTCATATTAATAGCGGAATTATGAATAAAGCAGCTTATCTTTTAAGTGAAGGTGGTACATTCTACGGAGTAAGCGTATCTGGAATTGGGAAAGACAAGCTTGGCGCCATTTACTATCGTACGCTAACGCAATATCTAACCGCGTCTTCGAACTTTAGTCAAATGAGAGCAGCAGCCGTTCAAGCTGCAACTGATCTTTATGGAAGTAGCAGCTCGGAAGTACAGTCAGTAAAACAAGCATTTAATGCCGTTGGCGTTCAATAA
- a CDS encoding SDR family NAD(P)-dependent oxidoreductase, translated as MAIFKEDALKQEHVLITGATGGIGFETAKAAVQVGATITITGRNKEKLETLKNECEKLVADAKVTVLPADLNNEQDRATLIENAIKERGTITGLVNSAGIGGGDTLDQLQEEDLRKVMELNYFSTVLLTQLVYSKMRDDKKKGSIVNLSSLSGLRGTFGNTAYSASKFAITGFTQSFAHEAIRDGIRVNAVCPGFVDTEMGRNSIESKGKRENKSFEEELKAVEEAMPSGRITQPEEVANSIIYLLSNASENIIGESLKISGGSVMR; from the coding sequence ATGGCGATTTTTAAAGAAGACGCACTAAAGCAAGAGCACGTGTTGATCACTGGAGCGACTGGTGGTATTGGATTTGAAACGGCAAAAGCCGCTGTTCAAGTCGGGGCTACCATTACGATTACAGGAAGAAATAAAGAGAAATTAGAGACGTTAAAGAACGAGTGCGAAAAGCTAGTTGCGGATGCTAAAGTTACCGTGCTTCCAGCAGACTTAAACAATGAGCAAGATCGTGCTACCTTGATCGAAAATGCGATAAAAGAAAGAGGAACGATTACAGGGTTAGTTAATTCAGCGGGAATTGGTGGCGGCGATACGCTCGATCAGTTACAAGAAGAAGACCTTCGTAAGGTGATGGAACTAAATTATTTCTCAACGGTTTTACTAACCCAGCTCGTTTACAGTAAAATGCGTGATGATAAGAAAAAAGGTTCCATTGTGAACCTCTCTTCTCTGTCGGGGCTTCGAGGAACTTTTGGAAACACCGCCTATAGTGCTTCAAAGTTTGCCATTACCGGATTTACACAGTCATTTGCACATGAAGCGATTCGTGATGGAATTAGAGTGAACGCTGTCTGTCCCGGCTTCGTTGACACAGAAATGGGAAGAAATAGCATTGAGTCAAAAGGAAAAAGAGAAAACAAAAGCTTTGAAGAAGAATTAAAAGCAGTAGAAGAAGCAATGCCTTCAGGTAGAATCACACAACCCGAAGAAGTAGCGAACAGTATCATTTACCTCCTATCAAACGCATCTGAGAACATTATTGGAGAATCTTTAAAAATTTCAGGCGGAAGTGTAATGCGTTAA